The Caulobacter sp. FWC26 genome contains a region encoding:
- the ligA gene encoding NAD-dependent DNA ligase LigA, which yields MSQTPVADLTEAQAVEELERLADLLATHDIAYHQQDNPTVSDAEYDALKRRNLEIEARFPHLIRDNSPSMRVGAARAEQFAPVEHGVPMLSLDNAFSNDEAIEFDARIRRFLRISPSETVAYTAEPKIDGLSASLRYEKGVLVQGATRGDGRVGEDVTANLRTIADIPHRLKGSGWPDVIEVRGEVYVELEAFAAFNKAAEEAGQRTYANPRNFAAGSLRQIDPKISAQRPLRFFGYAWGLVSGSFAETQWDALEALAEWGFVTTAPPAQRVENAQGLLDIYARFETLRPTLGFDIDGVVYKVDDLEQQRRLGFVSRSPRWAIARKFPAQRARTVLEAIDLQVGRTGAITPVARLKPVTVGGVSVTNATLHNGDEIARLDVRVGDTVVIQRAGDVIPQIVEVALDARPDPAPRPYEFPHVCPCPLQTPLAREVTASGQESVVRRCTGEFACPFQRVEHLRHFVSRRAFDIEGLGEKQLQAFFEEGWITEPADIFKLARDEEKLAVLREREGYGETSVANLVKGIEARRTIGMDRMIYGLGARDIGETTSTVLARNFDRFEDLQAAAEAAARALPGETYLALSTAPGVGPKALDMLIEAGKGGLVADPWPQTDDLEIKIGHAVPKLTKPARAALAQRYGTWTAFAEGLAAAATGAPGDDYLHLAAIDGVGPVAAQSLARFFAEDHNRQKVANLVAELDIQPVAKPKTDTAVAGKTIVFTGSLEKMTRDEAKAQAEGLGAKVASSVSKKTDLVVAGPGAGSKLKTATELGIQVMTEDEWLALVAG from the coding sequence GTGTCCCAGACCCCCGTCGCCGATCTCACCGAAGCCCAGGCCGTCGAGGAACTGGAGCGTCTGGCCGACCTCCTGGCGACGCACGACATCGCCTATCACCAGCAGGACAATCCGACGGTCAGCGACGCCGAGTATGACGCGCTGAAGCGCCGGAACCTCGAAATCGAGGCCCGCTTCCCGCATCTGATACGCGACAACTCCCCGTCGATGCGGGTTGGCGCGGCGCGAGCCGAGCAGTTCGCGCCGGTGGAGCACGGCGTGCCGATGCTCAGCCTGGACAACGCCTTCTCGAACGACGAGGCGATCGAGTTCGACGCGCGCATCCGGCGCTTCCTGCGGATCTCGCCGTCCGAGACAGTCGCCTACACGGCCGAGCCCAAGATCGACGGCCTGTCGGCCTCGTTGCGCTATGAGAAGGGCGTGCTGGTTCAGGGCGCGACGCGGGGCGACGGGCGCGTGGGCGAGGACGTCACCGCCAATCTGCGCACCATCGCCGACATTCCTCACCGCCTGAAAGGTTCGGGCTGGCCCGACGTCATCGAGGTGCGCGGGGAGGTTTATGTCGAGCTCGAAGCCTTCGCCGCCTTTAACAAGGCCGCCGAGGAGGCTGGTCAGCGCACCTACGCCAATCCCCGCAACTTCGCCGCCGGCTCGCTGCGCCAGATTGATCCCAAGATCAGCGCCCAGCGACCGCTGCGGTTCTTTGGCTACGCCTGGGGTCTGGTTTCGGGGTCGTTCGCGGAGACCCAGTGGGACGCGCTGGAGGCGCTGGCCGAATGGGGCTTCGTGACCACGGCGCCGCCCGCGCAGCGTGTCGAGAACGCGCAAGGGCTGCTCGACATCTACGCTCGGTTCGAGACTCTCCGGCCGACGTTGGGTTTTGACATCGACGGCGTTGTCTACAAGGTCGACGACTTGGAGCAGCAGCGCCGACTGGGCTTCGTCTCCCGCTCGCCGCGCTGGGCGATCGCCCGCAAGTTCCCGGCGCAACGGGCGCGGACCGTGCTCGAAGCCATCGACCTCCAGGTTGGCCGCACCGGGGCCATCACGCCTGTGGCGCGCCTGAAGCCGGTGACGGTCGGCGGCGTCTCGGTGACCAACGCCACGCTGCATAATGGCGACGAGATTGCGCGTCTGGATGTTCGCGTCGGCGACACCGTCGTCATCCAGCGGGCTGGAGACGTGATCCCGCAGATCGTCGAGGTCGCGCTGGACGCGCGGCCCGATCCCGCGCCGCGCCCCTACGAATTCCCGCACGTCTGTCCATGTCCCTTGCAGACGCCGCTGGCGCGCGAGGTAACCGCGTCAGGCCAGGAATCGGTGGTGCGTCGCTGCACGGGCGAGTTCGCCTGTCCGTTTCAGCGGGTCGAACACCTGCGCCACTTTGTATCCCGCCGGGCGTTCGACATCGAGGGCCTGGGCGAGAAGCAACTTCAGGCCTTCTTCGAGGAGGGCTGGATCACCGAGCCCGCCGACATCTTCAAGCTGGCCCGCGATGAGGAAAAGCTGGCCGTCCTGCGCGAACGCGAGGGCTATGGCGAGACCTCGGTGGCGAATCTTGTGAAGGGGATCGAGGCGCGCCGTACGATCGGCATGGACCGGATGATCTATGGCCTGGGCGCGCGCGACATCGGCGAGACCACCTCGACCGTGCTGGCCCGCAACTTCGACCGCTTCGAGGACCTGCAGGCCGCCGCCGAGGCCGCCGCACGGGCGCTACCCGGCGAGACCTATCTTGCGCTTTCCACCGCGCCGGGCGTCGGACCCAAGGCGCTGGACATGCTGATCGAAGCGGGGAAGGGCGGGCTCGTCGCCGATCCCTGGCCGCAGACCGACGATCTTGAGATCAAGATCGGTCACGCCGTTCCCAAGCTGACCAAGCCGGCGCGTGCGGCTCTGGCGCAGCGCTATGGAACCTGGACCGCCTTCGCCGAGGGGCTCGCCGCCGCCGCCACGGGCGCGCCGGGCGATGACTATCTGCACCTGGCCGCGATCGACGGCGTCGGTCCGGTCGCAGCCCAGTCCCTGGCGCGGTTCTTCGCCGAGGATCACAATCGCCAGAAGGTCGCCAACCTCGTCGCAGAGCTCGACATCCAGCCGGTGGCCAAGCCCAAGACCGACACCGCCGTGGCCGGCAAGACCATCGTCTTCACCGGTTCACTGGAGAAAATGACCCGCGACGAAGCCAAGGCGCAGGCCGAGGGGCTTGGCGCCAAGGTAGCGTCCTCGGTGTCCAAGAAGACCGATCTTGTCGTGGCGGGGCCGGGCGCGGGCTCCAAGCTCAAGACGGCGACCGAGCTCGGTATCCAGGTGATGACCGAGGACGAGTGGCTGGCGCTGGTCGCGGGCTGA
- a CDS encoding DUF2147 domain-containing protein, translated as MIRTATIAAAALGLSFATAAPAFAADVTGLWATPGNGGQVEIARCGNSLCGKLVTSDHIKTNPSLKDVKNKDESQRGRTLKNLQMLYDFSGGPTKWTGGKVYNPEDGGTYSGTIELISNTELKLKGCIVAPLCKTQKWTRIR; from the coding sequence ATGATCCGCACCGCCACGATCGCCGCCGCCGCGCTAGGTTTGAGCTTCGCGACGGCGGCGCCAGCCTTCGCTGCGGACGTCACGGGTCTTTGGGCCACGCCCGGCAACGGCGGCCAAGTCGAGATCGCGCGCTGCGGCAACAGCCTATGCGGCAAGCTGGTCACGTCCGACCATATCAAGACCAATCCGAGCTTGAAGGACGTCAAAAACAAGGACGAGAGCCAGCGCGGCCGGACCTTGAAGAACCTGCAGATGCTCTACGATTTCAGCGGCGGCCCGACCAAGTGGACGGGCGGCAAGGTCTATAATCCCGAGGACGGCGGCACCTATTCGGGCACCATCGAGCTGATCAGCAACACCGAACTGAAGCTCAAAGGCTGCATTGTCGCGCCCCTGTGCAAGACGCAGAAGTGGACGCGGATACGCTAG
- a CDS encoding aminopeptidase P family protein, with protein MRQTFEESTDPSFGPKHVPLIRQAMAAQGLDGFLVPHEDEHQNEYLPAANDRLAWASGFTGSAGAGVILKDRAAVFVDGRYTLQVREQVDQGVFEIRDLVEGGVPAYLETVSKGAVIGYDARLHSPAALDGLKAAASRAGAVLKPVAANPVDQAWGEDRPAQPMAPVVPQRLEHAGEESSAKRARVGASVAALGADAAVITAPASIAWLFNVRGGDVIRTPLPLSQAILNADGTARLFLEPAKVTTDLPAWLGNQVSLETPDKLEAALAELSGKSVVVDPTQSSAWYFDTLTAAGAKVVRAMDPCTMPRACKNAIELEGTREAHRRDGAALTRFLHWLATEGQINPPDEKEAVAKLEAFREATGVLKDLSFDTIGAANGHGALPHYRPTERSNERAKMGSLLLVDSGGQYLDGTTDVTRTVAIGEPTAEMVQRNTLVLKGHLAIARLRFPAGTTGSAIDAFARAALWSHGLDYDHGTGHGVGVYLGVHEGPQRISKAPNTIALQPGMIVSNEPGYYKDGEYGIRIENLEVVMPAEDVPGGERPMHRFEALTLAPIDRRLIDKSLLSAEEIAQFDAYHARVLREIGPRVEPEVRAWLEEACAPL; from the coding sequence ATGCGCCAGACCTTCGAAGAATCCACCGATCCCTCCTTCGGCCCCAAGCACGTCCCGCTGATCCGCCAGGCCATGGCGGCGCAGGGGCTGGACGGCTTCCTCGTGCCGCATGAGGACGAGCACCAGAACGAGTATCTGCCCGCCGCCAATGACCGCCTGGCCTGGGCCAGCGGCTTCACCGGCTCAGCCGGCGCGGGCGTGATCCTGAAAGACCGCGCCGCCGTCTTTGTCGACGGCCGGTACACGCTGCAGGTCCGAGAGCAAGTCGATCAGGGCGTGTTCGAGATCCGCGACCTCGTCGAGGGCGGTGTGCCCGCCTATTTGGAAACCGTCTCGAAGGGCGCAGTCATCGGCTATGACGCCCGCCTGCATAGCCCCGCCGCGCTGGATGGCCTGAAGGCCGCCGCCAGCCGCGCCGGCGCAGTGCTCAAGCCCGTCGCCGCCAACCCGGTCGACCAGGCCTGGGGCGAGGACCGCCCTGCCCAGCCTATGGCCCCCGTGGTGCCGCAGCGCCTCGAACACGCCGGCGAGGAGTCGAGCGCCAAGCGCGCCCGCGTCGGCGCGTCGGTCGCCGCGCTGGGCGCCGACGCCGCAGTCATCACCGCCCCGGCCTCGATCGCCTGGTTGTTCAATGTGCGCGGCGGCGACGTTATCCGCACCCCGTTACCGCTGTCGCAAGCCATCCTCAACGCCGACGGCACTGCGCGGCTGTTCCTGGAACCGGCCAAGGTCACGACCGACCTGCCAGCCTGGCTGGGCAATCAGGTTTCGCTGGAGACCCCGGACAAGCTGGAAGCGGCTCTGGCCGAGCTGTCGGGCAAGAGCGTCGTAGTCGACCCGACCCAGTCCTCGGCCTGGTATTTCGACACCCTGACCGCTGCGGGCGCCAAGGTGGTGCGAGCAATGGACCCGTGCACCATGCCGCGCGCCTGCAAGAACGCCATCGAACTGGAAGGCACGCGCGAGGCGCACCGTCGCGACGGTGCGGCACTCACCCGCTTCCTGCACTGGCTGGCCACCGAAGGTCAGATTAATCCGCCGGACGAGAAGGAAGCCGTCGCCAAGCTGGAAGCCTTCCGCGAGGCCACCGGCGTGCTCAAAGACCTCTCCTTCGACACCATCGGCGCAGCCAACGGCCATGGGGCCTTGCCCCACTACCGCCCGACCGAGCGCTCCAACGAGCGGGCGAAAATGGGCTCGCTGCTGCTGGTCGACAGCGGCGGCCAGTACCTCGATGGCACCACCGACGTGACCCGCACGGTGGCGATCGGCGAGCCCACGGCCGAGATGGTCCAGCGCAACACTCTAGTGCTGAAGGGCCACCTCGCCATCGCGCGCCTGCGCTTCCCGGCCGGCACCACCGGCTCGGCGATCGACGCCTTTGCCCGCGCTGCGCTTTGGTCGCACGGCCTCGACTACGACCACGGCACTGGCCATGGCGTCGGCGTCTACCTTGGCGTTCATGAGGGGCCGCAGCGGATCTCCAAGGCCCCGAATACCATCGCCTTGCAGCCGGGCATGATCGTTTCCAACGAGCCGGGTTACTACAAGGATGGCGAATACGGCATCCGCATCGAGAACCTCGAGGTCGTCATGCCCGCAGAGGACGTGCCCGGCGGCGAGCGACCCATGCACCGTTTCGAGGCCCTGACCCTTGCGCCGATCGACCGTCGCCTGATCGACAAGTCGCTGCTCAGTGCGGAAGAGATCGCTCAGTTCGACGCTTACCACGCCCGAGTCCTGCGCGAGATCGGACCGCGCGTGGAGCCGGAGGTTCGGGCCTGGCTGGAAGAGGCCTGCGCCCCGCTTTAA
- a CDS encoding carbonic anhydrase, whose amino-acid sequence MIALGGGVSLLSTLAPGLARARGHTDMLLLTCMDYRLTEETIAYMDGRGLRDKYDHVVLAGASLGALTDKYPSWGETFWSHLDVAINLHAIHKVMVLDHRDCGAYKVILGANAVDSPDKELAAHTQALHALQKEIKRRHEHLEVELGLMALDGKVQEIA is encoded by the coding sequence ATGATCGCCTTGGGCGGGGGTGTCAGCTTGCTCTCAACTCTGGCGCCAGGCCTGGCGCGGGCGCGCGGTCATACGGACATGCTGCTGCTGACCTGCATGGACTATCGCCTCACCGAAGAGACCATCGCCTACATGGACGGGCGGGGGCTGCGCGATAAATACGATCATGTGGTTTTGGCGGGCGCCTCGCTCGGCGCCTTGACTGACAAGTATCCCAGCTGGGGCGAGACCTTCTGGAGCCACCTGGATGTGGCAATCAACCTTCACGCAATCCACAAGGTCATGGTGCTCGATCACCGCGACTGCGGAGCTTACAAGGTTATCCTCGGCGCGAACGCTGTCGACAGCCCTGACAAAGAGCTCGCGGCCCACACCCAGGCGCTCCACGCCCTCCAGAAGGAAATCAAGCGTCGCCATGAGCACCTTGAGGTCGAGCTTGGCCTGATGGCGCTCGATGGCAAGGTGCAGGAGATCGCCTGA
- a CDS encoding 50S ribosomal protein L11 methyltransferase, giving the protein MTDYTPQQIVARGSRVEAETAADAIDNHPGLEGATYSILEEDEDKGVWRIDAFPTTDEEDASLMALLAEYDLKVSRDTLADADWLAMALSGLPPVRAGRFFVYGMHDRGRLPASTVNLRIEAGAAFGTGHHGTTVGCLQAYDRLIKARKFNKVLDVGAGTGLLAIAAARTGAKLAVGTDIDKPSVRISKENAQVNKANARFVHASGLGHRLVAENAPYDLVFANILARPLISLAHDIKRALTPGGTVILSGLLRTQERMVKAAYLSRGFKVVTRIHRDAWATLVLQRP; this is encoded by the coding sequence ATGACCGACTATACGCCCCAGCAGATCGTCGCCCGTGGTTCGCGCGTCGAAGCCGAGACCGCCGCCGACGCCATCGACAACCATCCGGGCCTGGAAGGCGCGACCTACTCGATCCTGGAAGAGGACGAGGACAAGGGCGTCTGGCGCATCGACGCCTTTCCGACGACCGACGAGGAAGACGCCAGCTTGATGGCGCTGCTGGCCGAGTACGATCTGAAGGTTTCGCGCGACACCCTGGCCGACGCCGATTGGTTGGCCATGGCGCTGTCGGGGCTGCCGCCCGTGCGCGCGGGCCGCTTCTTCGTCTATGGCATGCACGATCGGGGCCGCCTGCCGGCCAGCACGGTGAACCTCCGGATCGAGGCCGGCGCGGCGTTCGGCACCGGTCATCACGGCACGACCGTTGGCTGCCTGCAGGCCTATGACCGCCTGATAAAGGCGCGGAAGTTCAACAAGGTGCTCGACGTCGGCGCCGGCACGGGCCTGCTGGCCATCGCCGCGGCGCGCACTGGCGCCAAGCTGGCGGTCGGCACCGATATCGACAAGCCCAGCGTGCGGATCTCCAAGGAGAACGCCCAGGTCAACAAGGCCAACGCCCGCTTCGTCCACGCCTCGGGTCTGGGCCATCGTCTGGTGGCCGAAAACGCGCCGTATGACCTCGTCTTCGCCAACATCCTGGCCCGCCCACTGATCAGCCTGGCCCACGACATCAAGCGCGCCTTGACGCCCGGCGGCACGGTCATCCTGTCAGGCCTGCTGCGCACCCAGGAGCGGATGGTGAAGGCCGCTTATCTGTCGCGCGGCTTCAAGGTCGTAACCCGCATCCACCGCGACGCCTGGGCGACGCTGGTGCTGCAACGTCCCTAA